The following proteins come from a genomic window of Corallococcus sp. NCRR:
- the pcnB gene encoding polynucleotide adenylyltransferase PcnB, whose protein sequence is MSSPLDLTGSEERGERTEAQVPADSAEHLSEHETPSRAAPAPSEPPYAADAAEDDGFDDDDDAEDAGPEVSDEIRAATEALKAAEAEDAQAAAEAGDEAEEPEAVILEPEPEPAANEPELQAPTTTRTGEPAEIDPDEMDPDALKVVLRLHQHGHQAYLVGGCVRDLLLGKKPKDFDVATSAHPGEVRAIFRNCRLIGRRFRLAHVYFKGGKIVEVSTFRANPTELEPAASAGAEEGQSGEDLLITHDNVFGTAQQDARRRDFTINGLFYDASEGRVIDYVRGRRDLDERFIRTIGDPEIRMREDPVRILRAVRFAAKLDLDIESRTYAAMEGAVEDLPRCAPARLLEETFRLIRGGVSAPALKLLAALDALKILLPPVDAYLRENGKEGEKTFYAFAQALDKRVSAGEVLDDAILLATLLVPISRAQPPPEDTQDEGRASVSRVIEDLLAGFVESARLPRRIAERCRMLLLMQRTLSGERRRKTGAFRRHPLFNEALAVYAMTVEATGEGREALEAWQAGEVPPPRAGAAGGADAEGPRRKRRRRRRRRTGNGSGEGGGSNASSGSDAGEG, encoded by the coding sequence ATGTCTTCCCCCCTGGACCTGACGGGCTCCGAGGAGCGCGGCGAGCGCACCGAAGCCCAGGTGCCCGCGGACTCCGCCGAGCACCTCAGTGAACACGAAACCCCTTCCCGGGCCGCCCCTGCCCCCTCCGAGCCCCCCTACGCCGCGGACGCCGCGGAGGACGACGGGTTCGACGACGATGACGACGCCGAGGACGCCGGCCCCGAGGTCAGCGACGAGATCCGGGCCGCCACCGAGGCTCTGAAGGCCGCGGAGGCGGAGGACGCGCAAGCCGCCGCCGAGGCGGGTGACGAGGCCGAGGAGCCCGAGGCCGTCATCCTGGAGCCGGAGCCGGAGCCCGCCGCGAACGAGCCGGAGCTGCAGGCGCCCACCACCACCCGCACGGGCGAGCCCGCGGAGATCGACCCGGACGAGATGGATCCGGACGCGCTCAAGGTGGTGCTGCGGCTGCACCAGCACGGCCACCAGGCGTACCTGGTGGGCGGCTGCGTGCGCGACCTGCTGCTGGGCAAGAAGCCCAAGGACTTCGACGTGGCCACCAGCGCCCACCCGGGCGAGGTGCGCGCCATCTTCCGTAACTGCCGGCTCATCGGCCGGCGCTTCCGGCTGGCGCACGTCTACTTCAAGGGCGGGAAGATCGTGGAGGTGTCCACCTTCCGCGCGAACCCCACGGAGCTGGAGCCGGCGGCGAGCGCGGGAGCGGAGGAGGGGCAGAGCGGCGAGGACCTCCTCATCACCCACGACAACGTCTTCGGCACCGCGCAGCAGGACGCGCGCCGCCGCGACTTCACCATCAACGGCCTGTTCTACGACGCGAGCGAAGGCCGGGTCATCGACTACGTGCGCGGCCGGCGCGACCTGGATGAGCGCTTCATCCGGACGATTGGCGACCCGGAGATCCGCATGCGCGAGGACCCGGTGCGCATCCTGCGCGCGGTGCGCTTCGCGGCGAAGCTGGACCTGGACATCGAGTCGCGCACGTACGCGGCGATGGAAGGCGCGGTGGAGGACCTGCCGCGCTGCGCGCCCGCACGCCTCCTGGAGGAGACGTTCCGGCTCATCCGCGGCGGCGTGTCCGCCCCGGCGCTGAAGCTGCTGGCGGCGCTGGACGCGCTGAAGATCTTGCTGCCGCCGGTGGACGCGTACCTGCGTGAGAACGGCAAGGAGGGGGAGAAGACCTTCTACGCCTTCGCGCAGGCGCTGGATAAGCGCGTGTCGGCGGGCGAGGTGCTGGACGACGCCATCCTGCTGGCCACGTTGCTGGTGCCCATCAGCCGCGCGCAGCCGCCGCCGGAGGACACGCAGGACGAGGGCCGCGCGTCGGTGTCGCGCGTCATCGAGGACCTGCTGGCGGGCTTCGTGGAGTCCGCGCGCCTGCCGCGCCGCATCGCCGAGCGCTGCCGCATGCTGCTCCTGATGCAGCGCACGCTGTCCGGGGAGCGCCGCCGCAAGACGGGCGCCTTCCGCCGCCACCCGCTCTTCAACGAGGCGCTGGCCGTCTACGCGATGACGGTGGAGGCCACGGGCGAGGGCCGCGAGGCGCTGGA
- a CDS encoding phosphatase domain-containing protein, whose protein sequence is MSLPDRIDPRPPRRIYRWDLDKTYLQTDFESLRDLFRTAFQKAHEKVAIPGASALIRELAEQGDSRLCIVSGSPKQMRAVLEEKLKLDGIQWDEFVLKDNVGNLLRGRFRALRGQVGYKLPAILESRVHAPVEAEEVLFGDDAEADAFIYSLYADLIAGRVDERVLSQVLEAGGVYPDDAARVHEAWKKIPIADPVRRIFIHLDKLTPPAHFTPYGPRVVPIFNYFQAALVLLADGHLTAPQVLKIAVEMVQTAGHNIITLSNSFQDLLRRGLPLQQAAIALSQAMEGPNALLKAMRPMPDILAAFSKRLAALGTQPPPPRVQAVDYVSLISHALPRTHKGRTLKPPT, encoded by the coding sequence GTGAGCCTGCCGGACCGCATCGACCCGCGACCCCCGCGCCGCATCTACCGGTGGGACCTGGACAAGACGTACCTCCAGACGGACTTCGAGTCGCTGCGCGACCTGTTCCGCACGGCGTTCCAGAAGGCCCATGAGAAGGTCGCCATCCCGGGCGCGTCCGCCCTCATCCGCGAGCTGGCGGAGCAGGGGGACTCGCGGCTGTGCATCGTGTCCGGCAGCCCCAAGCAGATGCGCGCGGTGCTGGAGGAGAAGCTCAAGCTGGACGGCATCCAGTGGGACGAGTTCGTCCTCAAGGACAACGTGGGCAACCTCTTGCGTGGGCGCTTCCGGGCGCTGCGCGGCCAGGTGGGCTACAAGCTGCCCGCCATCCTGGAGAGCCGCGTCCACGCGCCGGTGGAGGCGGAGGAAGTGCTCTTCGGTGATGACGCGGAGGCGGACGCGTTCATCTATTCGCTCTACGCGGACCTCATCGCGGGCCGGGTGGACGAGCGCGTGCTGTCCCAGGTGCTGGAGGCGGGCGGGGTGTACCCGGACGACGCCGCGCGCGTGCACGAGGCGTGGAAGAAGATTCCCATCGCGGACCCCGTGCGGCGCATCTTCATCCACCTGGACAAGCTGACGCCGCCCGCGCACTTCACGCCCTACGGCCCGCGCGTGGTGCCCATCTTCAACTACTTCCAGGCGGCGCTGGTGCTGCTGGCGGACGGCCACCTCACGGCGCCGCAGGTGCTGAAGATCGCCGTGGAGATGGTGCAGACGGCGGGGCACAACATCATCACGCTGTCGAACTCGTTCCAGGACCTGCTGAGGCGCGGGTTGCCGTTGCAGCAGGCGGCCATCGCGCTGTCCCAGGCGATGGAGGGCCCCAACGCGCTGCTCAAGGCCATGCGCCCCATGCCGGACATCCTGGCCGCGTTCAGCAAGCGCCTGGCCGCGCTGGGCACGCAGCCGCCCCCGCCGCGCGTGCAGGCGGTGGACTACGTGTCGCTCATCTCCCACGCGCTGCCCCGGACCCACAAGGGGCGCACCCTGAAGCCGCCCACCTGA
- the plsX gene encoding phosphate acyltransferase PlsX yields the protein MVGKPQHITIAFDVMGSDHGPAEVVRGAAQLSLESPHIHALLVGDRPVIDEALAGIKHNGERISVHHAGDYVGMDEKPGEALARKPESSVAVAARLVAEGEAHALVSAGNTGAGVLACKRHFQLIPGVRRAALATVYPTRGVRGAKQDPFSLILDVGATVEATAEDLVAFAVMGSAYARIISRNERPKVALLSNGVEPQKGPPRVVEAHQRLSQMPGLNFTGNVEGIDIPRGTVDVIVTDGFVGNVCLKMLEGVHDTVMELAQYAYKESLRWRAGLAMLSSGIERLKDITDWEQYGGAPILGFDRIFIKAHGRSKARAIANAGKVAAKAVANELGTAIQEGLAK from the coding sequence ATGGTGGGCAAGCCGCAGCACATCACCATCGCGTTCGACGTGATGGGGAGCGATCACGGCCCGGCGGAGGTGGTGCGAGGCGCTGCCCAGCTTTCGCTGGAGTCTCCGCACATCCACGCGTTGCTCGTGGGAGACCGGCCGGTCATCGACGAGGCCTTGGCGGGCATCAAGCACAACGGGGAGCGCATCTCCGTGCACCACGCGGGCGACTACGTGGGCATGGACGAGAAGCCCGGCGAGGCGCTGGCGCGCAAGCCCGAGTCCTCCGTGGCGGTGGCCGCCCGGCTGGTGGCGGAGGGGGAAGCGCACGCGCTCGTCTCCGCGGGCAACACGGGCGCGGGCGTGCTCGCGTGCAAGCGCCACTTCCAGCTCATTCCCGGCGTGCGCCGCGCGGCCCTGGCTACGGTGTACCCCACGCGGGGCGTGCGAGGCGCGAAGCAGGACCCGTTCAGCCTCATCCTCGACGTGGGCGCCACGGTGGAGGCCACCGCGGAGGACCTGGTGGCGTTCGCCGTCATGGGCAGCGCCTACGCGCGCATCATCTCCCGCAACGAGCGGCCCAAGGTGGCGCTGTTGTCGAATGGCGTGGAGCCCCAGAAGGGTCCGCCCCGGGTGGTGGAGGCGCACCAGCGGCTGTCGCAGATGCCGGGGCTCAACTTCACGGGGAACGTGGAGGGCATCGACATCCCGCGCGGCACGGTGGATGTCATCGTCACCGACGGCTTCGTGGGCAACGTGTGCCTGAAGATGCTGGAGGGCGTGCACGACACGGTGATGGAGCTGGCCCAGTACGCCTACAAGGAGAGCCTGCGCTGGCGCGCGGGCCTGGCCATGCTGTCCTCCGGCATCGAGCGGCTCAAGGACATCACGGACTGGGAGCAGTACGGCGGCGCGCCCATCCTGGGGTTCGACCGCATCTTCATCAAGGCGCACGGCCGCTCCAAGGCGCGCGCCATCGCGAACGCGGGCAAGGTGGCCGCGAAGGCGGTGGCGAACGAGCTGGGCACCGCCATCCAGGAGGGCCTGGCGAAGTGA